The Malus domestica chromosome 08, GDT2T_hap1 genomic interval GCGTGAGGTCGCTGGCGCAGGGTGTGAAGACTGCTAGCATTGTTGATGGGAGAGTGCCCCATTCTCTGTTGCTTGAGATTTTGACTGATGAAGGGGCTGGAACTATGATTACTGGATGATTAAACGTTAATTAGTTGCTTAAGTACTGAATGATTAAATGTTAATTAGTTGCTTAAGTCCTGGTTCAAATCCTTcccttccccttagtgtagCAACGTCGATTGTAATAAACAACGAGGTTCAACAATTATGAATTATCTGTTGCTCTAAGTCCATATCCTTTGATATTTGCATAACTGCTTAGAAATTCTCTGTGCATGATCGATATTGTACCGACAATGTGTCCAGAACATGTCAATGCGTTTTGTTATTGACATGTTAATCGATACAATACCGAGTCTTAAAAGAACCAACGTCTGTATATGAGGCGTCAAAGGTTGCGATGCTTTTCTGTGCTTTGGCTGCTCATTGTAAATTTTCTGCCTTGTTTGTGGATAGGGGTTGCTCAAACCTTCTTTGGTATTTGTTCTTGCCTATTTACTATCGGCTCTCTCCAGGGAATGACATATCGGGTGAAGCTTAGCTGTTAAGAGGTCTAATTTCTCATTTACTTGGGTGACTATATTCATCTactctgttaattttttttatgttcgaTTAATGTTTTTTACGGAATAATGGAGCGTGTTTCTGCTCTTCCTTCAGATGTGATCTACCAGGTAGTTGAATTAGCTCTTCAACTTCTTGAGTGCACACTGGATCAAGCCAGGAAAATTGCAGCCCTATTTTTTGCTGTGCTGCATTTGTTTTCGGGGTAGTTCTTGATGCTTTTGATTCTCAGGATGGCTTACAGAAGTTACTGGGACTTTTAAATGATGCTGCATCCGTAAGGTCTAGAGTAAATTCTGGGGCACTAGGACTCCCTAGTTCAGGATCACTTCGGAATGGCAGGTCACCTGCAGAAGTACTTACTTCATCAGAGAAACAAAAAGCTTTCCGCACATGTGTTGCCTTGCGGCAGTACTTCAGAGCACATCTTATTATGCTTGTGGATCCAAATAAGAACACTCCAAGTGCAGCTCAGAATCTTCCAAGTGTAAGGTCTGCTTTCAAGCCGCTTGACATCAGTGATGAAGCTGTGGATGCAGTATTCCTGCAGCTACAGAAGGACCGAAAGCTGGGTCCTGCATTTGTGAGAACTCATTGGCATGCAGTAGATAAGCTTTGGGTCCTAATGGACTTATTACTATGTTGGAGTTATGCCAGGTATAATATATGCCCCACCCTTGCAACATGAACTTCCAATATACTCTATTGCCTTTTCACTTGATTCCGTATCTGATTATACCTGATTTTTCTTTCTGCAGGCTCCACCTGTTGAGCGTTATTTACACGATTACTTCAATATGCATTGGGTGTTCTGCATTTTGTTGCATTGGTCCCTAGCAGCCGCAAGATGATTCGACATTAAGCACTAATCGTGCAGGTGGTGGTAGCAATCTGGACCTTGAGTTAAAGACCTGCTTATGAGTCATTTCTTACTTTGTTGTGTTGCTGTTCTGATATCAATGCATTTAATCTGATTTTCTCTTTGTCCCAGATATTCAACCGGCGCTTAATGTGTATGTCAATCTGGTTAGTCCTCCACCATCTATCAGTTATAAAGCACCTTTACTTTCACAAGGTCAGCAGTATCCTCAACCATCTAGCGCAAAACCTTGCTTCGGGTTTAGGTTAATTTTGACGACTAagtataaagaaaataaaatgttttaaattttgaaaaacaaGAACTAAAGTTGAGGAATATTGAGTCAATTGATATGGCGATAGAATAGGCAGTAAGAAATATTTGAGAATTATAATTGGGCGTGTCATATGTCGTATTTAAGGTCATCGATAGTCGTTTAGACTTTCAAATTGTTGTTTTAATTTCTATAACAAAATTCGGACCTTTGATTTCTATATGAttaatgtaatttaattttcgTTTTAATTCCCTAAGCTTTTGAGTTGTCCAACGAAGTTGTAAATGGCTTATTTAAGTCGTTGATGTTATTATTGTAACTCATCTTTTTATTCAACAATCAAATATCCTTTGGGATTTTTATCAAACTAGTGAATTCCAGAAACTTTGGTTCTTCAAGGTTTTACATTTGTAATCTCTTTTCTTCGTGATGcgtcaattggtatcagagcagggaTTTGCCATGTTCTAATGACAATTGATATGGGAATAGCAAACCTCTCTTCAATGTTGATTGTGGGAGGAAGACTATTTGTGGTACATCAAAGATCTTCTATGGTGGTTGCGCACAATCTTTTGTAAATGCGGAATGCATTGTAGGATTTCCCTCAAAGACAAACTCGTTAACTTGATGTTGGGAAGATTCATCGTTTAGAGGGTAGTGAATGCATAGAGGATTTTCTTGATTGAGTTTCAGTTGTGGATCAATTCTTCAAACAAATAACTATTTCAAAGGAGAAGATGGTCAAGATAGCTGCTTTTCCTTTAAAAGGAAGTATGGCTTTTTGGTGGGACAATATGCAAAAGTcataaatgaaaaaagaaagaaagaatcatATCTGATTTTGACGTAAAATAAGAGAATTATTGTAGAGCTATGGTTTCCGTTTGAATATAATTTGTATCTTTTAAGAACGGaaaatgttatttaaaaaaaaaaaaagtagtggtGGAAAAATTATTTAATGATCTCATATGCCAAGAAAGATGgggaagaaattgaagaaactgAAGTTGAATCGCCAATTCAAAGTGATGTCATGATCGAAGAGGAAATCATAATGGACTAGGATTCTCTCATCTCCTCTTTCTATCTCCTTTTATCCCCTCTTCTCACGttctctattttgtctttctctttctataaaaaattaatataagatgttgacgtgacttaaccatgaCCGTTCAAATGGGAGGAAAGGGaaggggagggaaaaaaaagggGAGAGAATCATACTCCAACCATAATAGAAGAAGACAATCAAGTTAGAATCCATGACAAACAAGGTATTGATAAAACTCAACTATTGTGGTCAATATGGTTGTAGGAGGTAAGCCATTATCAAACACGAGCATGAACTATCAAGCATATTCAAATCTCATTTATGGATCGACTACATGGTTATACCATAAAGGTTTGAAGAAGTTTTCGCTCTTCATGTTAGAGACTATATGTGCTTATCTAGCTTCGTGATTTCTAGTGCCATACAATTTTAAGATCAATTCGAGGTCGAGTTCCTTTCAAGTAGAATTATTCAAGTTCATTCTCAGCGATCAACATATTGGTTTGAGGAGCCCCTTCATATTATACACGTTTTGCTTATTGAGAGTTGTAATTCTAGTTCATTATCTTAGTCACTTGTGCTGATTGGACTGTACCCGAATTAGCTAACACAATATGCTTCTTATTCTGCACCCCAAGTTCATATCTCCTCTCCTAATTTACATTGAATCAATTAAAATGCGGCTTGACGTGTGGTCCAATATTATAGTGGATAATATGTTGAATTATGCACTTGGAACTACTTGAGAAAATACCAATTAATTAGTAGCGGACCACATACTCCATACAATGTACACTATCGGATAAGGGAAGTTATAAAGGCGATGCTAATTAACAAAATAAGATAAAAGATGCTTAGAAAGATTTTAATTTATGCTTCTTTTGGAAATATTTGGCTCTAGGCAACCTGATGTGATACAAATAATTCCCCAAATCAGGTAGAAAAAATATTATctttgttataaataggcaaaagttagagagataacctttgctAGGAACAGGAACGAAGCAATTGTAAAATATTATACCAACACAAAATGATTGCAGAGGAAATGaggaatattattattattagttgtTTTTCTCTCGTAGTATCTTAATCACCTATGTGGTGATCTATTTATAGAAGGTTTACAATGAATGAAAACAACTTCCCGTGACATAATAACACAACAAATTATGTCTTATTCATTACTATTCACATGTGGGCATACAATCCCACTATTTATAACAATCTTATATATTTGTGACAAAAAATTGATTAGTATAAGATTTACTCAGCCCTCCCACTTGCACAAACAATTAGAACTACAATCTACATATAACAAGAGGCAATAGCCTCCATCGTCTCTCTTCTCACTTGAAAATGTCGTCGTGGTCGGCAACTGCATCGCCGCTGCCTTTGCTGTTCCGGAGGCGTTCGGGCGGGGAGATTAGGAATTTGGCCTCTGTGTCAAGCAGCATCTTACCGGCTTTTGGAACCATTGTCGATGAAGCCCACTTGCAGCTCAAGAAATTTGTTATTGCTCCTTATGACAGGAGATATAGGTCAAACATAATGTTCTCGCTTAGATCTTTTCTCTTATCATATAGTATGACATACGTTACATACTATCGCATTTAACAATGAGTATAAATATCCGTTTTGATTCACAGTCTGACAACACGTTTTCGTATCCATGAAGGTGGTGGCAGGCGTTTTTGGTGGTGCTGGTGATATACTCAGCATGGGCGTCGCCTTTCGAACTGGCCTTCAAAAAGGTGGCAACTGGATCACTCCTGACCGTAGATTTGGCTGTCGATGCATTCTTCGCCGTTGATATCGTCCTAACTTTCTTCGTGGCGTACTTGGACAAGACAACCTACCTCTTAGTACTTGATCACAAGAAAATCGCTTTGAGGTAATCATTCTTATCTCTCTTCTCCTCCTGGATTTACTCCCGGCCCCTTTTAGGAGTGATTTATGGCGTCACAAATTAGATGTTTTTTGCCTTTTAGAAAAAAGATTAATTTGATAccatttatgattttttatttaataggAAACATATTTGATTATGCAAAATTCTTGTTAGTATTGCCATAtaatttaagattttttttttttaattgatgaGATTTGAAAGAAAATTTCAAGAATCTTGTTGATACTATATTGGATGGTTTGCTAGATAGACCAACTTACTAAAATAAATTTTGGATACCAATTGGTGTCATATTTTCTTATTGAGTTATTTGTCGATTTTTACCCGAACTTACGCGAACTGCCAATTTCTCTCAAGAACTTTAGTTTTAGCCAATTTTTTCTCTTGAATTTTTATAggactcgtttggatgtgctttcaAAATTACTAGAAAATGTTTTTAGGTTCCAAAAGCATTTGAAGTGCTTTTTACAAGAAGCACCGATTACGTGCTTCTTccaagaagcactttaagtgcttttccaggatttgcttacatttttattaaggattagtttcaaaaacattttcatcaaaagcgttttcaatcattttgaaAGTACATCCAAACGAACTCATAATCGGCCAATTTCCCTCTTGGCGTTATACTTACGGAAATTTTTATCCGTCTTGATTTTTTACTTCTTCTCTTCCGCTA includes:
- the LOC103410831 gene encoding DDB1- and CUL4-associated factor homolog 1-like; this translates as MERVSALPSDVIYQENCSPIFCCAAFVFGVVLDAFDSQDGLQKLLGLLNDAASVRSRVNSGALGLPSSGSLRNGRSPAEVLTSSEKQKAFRTCVALRQYFRAHLIMLVDPNKNTPSAAQNLPSVRSAFKPLDISDEAVDAVFLQLQKDRKLGPAFVRTHWHAVDKLWVLMDLLLCWSYARLHLLSVIYTITSICIGCSAFCCIGP